The region GCGGACGATCCAGAGCTTCCGGAACTCGCGCTTCTTCGCGCGGCGGTCCCGGTAGGCGAACTGCATGCTGCGCATCAGGGTCTCTTTGGCGGTCTGATAGAGCTTGCGGCGGCCGCCTCGGTTCCCCTTGGCGGCGGTCATCACCTTCTTGCGCCGCTTCAGACCCGGTACGACGGTTTTGGTGCGTGGCATGGCTGGTCCCCTTCCCTCCTCTTAGGCGGGAGCCCGTGCGGGCTCTAGCCGCCGTACGGCAAGAGCTTCTGGATGTGGCGCCGCTCGGTCGGCTCCGTGATGGCGGACTGGTGGAGCTTGCGCTTGCGTTTCCGGCTCTTCAGTCCCAGGTGATGCCGCGCGAACGCGTGCGCGCGCTTCACCTTTCCGCTTCCCGTGCGCTTGAAGCGCTTCGCGGCCGCACGGTTGGTCTTCATCTTGGGCATCGTGACTC is a window of Candidatus Eisenbacteria bacterium DNA encoding:
- the rplT gene encoding 50S ribosomal protein L20 gives rise to the protein MPRTKTVVPGLKRRKKVMTAAKGNRGGRRKLYQTAKETLMRSMQFAYRDRRAKKREFRKLWIVRINAAARLHGLSYNAFIRGLKAAQVDIDRKILADLAVRDADAFARLAEVAKQAAVAA
- the rpmI gene encoding 50S ribosomal protein L35, with amino-acid sequence MPKMKTNRAAAKRFKRTGSGKVKRAHAFARHHLGLKSRKRKRKLHQSAITEPTERRHIQKLLPYGG